One Halosegnis longus DNA window includes the following coding sequences:
- the nreA gene encoding DNA repair protein NreA: MQLDDYIDGLGDDEEARRRQLAKEKSYEITEYLEDVEQSIDETLQDDTLFGSTAPGIFVGSSSYPDVSAGVLAPVSEPDRAAEFETGPHWYKRGYTIDDVFQSRTNLLNSAKRTNVHVADEWDGFTGVQREVAIADRPVDVELGLDGRPEVDMDLSVDDISTPTGPRATAEYADLAENPHVPKPVEYTLSDDDWKAEGAMTYLYNRGLDVYQIENVLAAGALGETQNRKLVPTRWSITAVDDTICNFLRGQIHNRPSVDATEVWYNEYLGNRFWVLLAPGDFEFELVELKAPGSVWNPAGRGYNVTSDYEGFEGRTSYASETAGAYYAAKLGALENLADRGRQAKVLVVRHVTPDYWGPAGVWQVRETVRNAFEEGEPGEAETLHDAVRELTPRWPVDIDTLRRNSELVAGVQASLADFGR; encoded by the coding sequence ATGCAGCTCGACGACTACATCGACGGGCTCGGCGACGACGAGGAGGCGCGGCGTCGCCAGCTCGCGAAGGAGAAATCCTACGAGATAACCGAGTATCTCGAGGACGTCGAGCAATCCATCGACGAAACCCTCCAGGACGACACCCTGTTCGGCTCCACGGCACCCGGCATCTTCGTCGGAAGCTCGTCGTATCCGGACGTGTCGGCGGGCGTGCTCGCCCCGGTCAGCGAACCCGACCGCGCCGCCGAGTTCGAAACCGGGCCACACTGGTACAAGCGCGGCTACACCATCGACGACGTGTTCCAGTCGCGGACGAACCTCCTCAACTCCGCGAAACGGACGAACGTCCACGTCGCCGACGAGTGGGACGGCTTCACCGGCGTCCAGCGAGAGGTCGCCATCGCCGACCGGCCCGTCGACGTGGAACTCGGACTCGACGGCCGTCCCGAAGTCGACATGGACCTCTCCGTCGACGACATCTCGACGCCGACGGGACCCCGTGCGACCGCCGAGTACGCCGACCTCGCGGAGAATCCACACGTTCCAAAGCCCGTCGAGTACACCCTCTCTGACGACGACTGGAAGGCCGAGGGCGCGATGACGTACCTCTACAACCGCGGGCTCGACGTGTACCAAATCGAGAACGTGCTCGCGGCCGGGGCGCTCGGAGAGACACAGAATCGCAAGCTCGTCCCGACGCGGTGGTCGATTACGGCCGTCGACGACACCATCTGTAACTTCCTGCGCGGACAGATTCACAACCGCCCGAGCGTCGACGCGACGGAGGTGTGGTACAACGAGTATCTGGGCAACCGATTTTGGGTGCTTCTCGCGCCCGGCGACTTCGAGTTCGAGCTCGTGGAGCTGAAAGCCCCCGGCTCCGTCTGGAATCCGGCGGGTCGTGGCTACAACGTCACCAGCGACTACGAGGGGTTCGAAGGCCGGACGAGCTACGCGAGCGAGACGGCCGGAGCCTACTACGCCGCCAAGCTCGGCGCGTTAGAGAACCTCGCCGACCGCGGCCGGCAGGCGAAGGTGCTCGTCGTCCGCCACGTCACCCCCGACTACTGGGGACCGGCGGGCGTCTGGCAGGTGCGCGAAACCGTCAGAAACGCCTTCGAGGAGGGCGAGCCGGGAGAGGCCGAAACCCTCCACGACGCCGTGCGTGAACTCACGCCGCGGTGGCCCGTCGACATCGACACGCTCCGGCGCAACTCAGAGCTCGTGGCTGGCGTCCAAGCGAGCCTCGCGGATTTCGGACGATGA
- a CDS encoding DUF302 domain-containing protein, with amino-acid sequence MLPFDPATLDPEEIGEHRAVLEMDHDEAIEHVRAVFTDAGFGVPVEFSPSEMLNEKVDADRDPYYVLGACNPRMADRALDASDKKLGALFPCNVVVWEESPGRQVVYHVSIMKIARLSGIAPDDDTMADIIADTGDLVSEAWEHLDAA; translated from the coding sequence ATGCTTCCGTTCGACCCCGCGACGCTCGACCCCGAAGAGATCGGCGAACACCGCGCAGTCTTGGAGATGGACCACGACGAGGCAATCGAACACGTCCGTGCGGTGTTCACCGACGCCGGCTTCGGCGTCCCGGTCGAGTTTTCGCCCTCGGAGATGCTCAACGAGAAGGTCGACGCCGACCGCGACCCCTACTACGTGCTCGGGGCCTGCAACCCGAGAATGGCCGACCGCGCGCTCGACGCCTCGGACAAGAAGCTGGGCGCGCTGTTCCCGTGTAACGTCGTCGTGTGGGAGGAGTCGCCCGGCCGGCAGGTCGTCTATCACGTCTCCATCATGAAGATTGCGCGTCTCTCGGGAATTGCGCCCGACGACGACACGATGGCCGACATCATCGCCGACACCGGCGACCTGGTGAGCGAGGCGTGGGAACACCTCGACGCGGCTTAA
- a CDS encoding DUF5789 family protein encodes MADDEAEPEEPAVELGEGPDVAGVPLAQVTSRLHFGIEVSEIVRREGDTEIRTPDGPRELGTLLEESDETYFPTRQEFEQAVRAVAGTGPVATE; translated from the coding sequence ATGGCTGACGACGAGGCGGAACCCGAGGAACCGGCTGTCGAACTTGGCGAGGGGCCGGACGTGGCCGGCGTCCCGCTCGCACAGGTCACCTCGCGACTCCACTTCGGTATCGAGGTGAGCGAAATCGTGCGCCGCGAGGGCGACACCGAGATTCGCACGCCCGACGGCCCCCGCGAACTGGGGACGCTCTTGGAGGAAAGCGACGAGACCTACTTCCCGACCCGACAGGAGTTCGAACAGGCGGTCCGTGCCGTCGCCGGCACCGGCCCCGTCGCGACCGAGTGA
- a CDS encoding transcriptional regulator, with translation MAERTTREQIADHLREQSAEAGTLANEFEITTAAALSHVDHIAKSLDGTDEQLLAAPPTCNDCGFDDFDNLINRPSRCPECKSESLTEPAFTIR, from the coding sequence ATGGCCGAGCGAACGACCCGCGAGCAGATCGCCGACCACCTGCGCGAGCAGTCGGCCGAGGCCGGCACGCTCGCAAACGAGTTCGAGATTACGACGGCGGCCGCGCTGTCGCACGTCGACCACATCGCCAAGTCGCTCGACGGCACCGACGAACAGCTGCTCGCCGCACCCCCCACCTGCAACGACTGCGGCTTCGACGACTTTGACAACCTCATCAATCGCCCGTCGCGGTGTCCGGAGTGTAAAAGCGAATCCCTCACCGAACCCGCCTTCACCATCAGATGA
- a CDS encoding carbohydrate kinase family protein produces MSRVCCVGHVNWDVTLRLDALPDPDAEAVVRETSQTGGGSAANVAVGLAGLDCDVTLVGSVGDDEHGLLARRDLDRAGVDLSRLRTVDGETTTKYLLVDDTGEVSVLATPGVNEALGPDDIDPEPIRAADHVHVTAHRPDTVARVADIATDAGVPLSIDPGRRVESREYGPVLDAADLLFVNDREADCLDAPTPPVVVRKCGTDGAVVETPESRYEHDGYRPPAVDTTGAGDAFAAGYIASRLRDCDHPEALATANAAGALATESKGPKTDLGWERLDAIARKRE; encoded by the coding sequence ATGTCCCGGGTCTGTTGTGTCGGCCACGTCAACTGGGACGTGACCCTCCGACTCGATGCGCTCCCCGACCCCGACGCCGAGGCGGTCGTCCGCGAGACGAGCCAGACCGGCGGCGGCTCTGCTGCCAACGTCGCCGTCGGGCTCGCCGGCCTCGACTGTGACGTGACTCTCGTCGGAAGCGTCGGCGACGACGAACACGGGCTGCTCGCGCGCCGCGACCTCGACCGCGCGGGCGTCGACCTCTCCCGGCTCCGAACCGTCGACGGCGAGACGACGACGAAGTACCTGCTCGTCGACGACACCGGCGAGGTGTCGGTGCTCGCGACCCCGGGGGTGAACGAGGCGCTCGGGCCCGACGACATCGACCCGGAGCCGATTCGCGCCGCCGACCACGTCCACGTGACGGCCCACCGACCCGACACCGTCGCTCGCGTTGCAGATATCGCGACCGACGCCGGAGTCCCGCTCTCCATCGACCCCGGACGGCGCGTGGAGTCACGCGAGTACGGGCCGGTCCTCGACGCCGCCGACCTGCTGTTCGTGAACGACCGCGAGGCCGACTGTCTCGACGCGCCGACCCCGCCGGTGGTCGTCAGGAAGTGCGGCACCGACGGCGCGGTCGTCGAGACGCCCGAGTCGCGGTACGAACACGACGGCTACCGGCCGCCGGCGGTCGATACCACGGGCGCGGGCGACGCCTTCGCGGCCGGCTACATCGCCAGCCGACTCCGCGACTGTGACCATCCCGAGGCGCTCGCGACGGCGAACGCGGCCGGCGCGCTCGCCACCGAGTCGAAGGGACCGAAGACCGACCTCGGGTGGGAGCGGCTCGACGCGATAGCGCGAAAACGCGAGTGA
- a CDS encoding DUF63 family protein gives MSPLLPAGTALPPLPYLLAVLLGLGAVGLGLRRRRPAVTPAVVGGFAPWMATGAAGYALYQADAVPDVVAPLFGNPTVYATTFVVAGALWLAVADRPADAWSLAGVPGALALAGSACFAVLVGVGIRYALATGTVTPAGPVRALALSVVVTGGLWLAVRSWVGVTGLPGVLALFGHTLDGISTAQGIALGFGEQTPLSAALIEAGNGLPPAAVFGEAWLFVLVKIVVATLVLFAFRDYVRDDPGEGSLVLGLVAAVGFGPGVHNLVLFTIA, from the coding sequence ATGTCACCGCTGTTGCCCGCCGGCACGGCCCTCCCGCCGCTGCCGTATCTACTCGCCGTCCTCCTCGGTCTCGGGGCCGTCGGGCTCGGTCTCCGCCGTCGCCGCCCCGCGGTTACGCCGGCAGTCGTCGGCGGGTTCGCACCGTGGATGGCGACCGGCGCGGCCGGCTACGCGCTGTATCAGGCCGACGCCGTCCCCGACGTTGTCGCCCCGCTGTTCGGAAACCCGACCGTGTACGCGACGACGTTCGTCGTCGCCGGCGCACTCTGGCTCGCCGTCGCCGACCGCCCCGCAGATGCGTGGTCGCTCGCCGGCGTTCCGGGCGCGCTCGCACTCGCCGGCAGCGCCTGTTTCGCCGTTCTCGTCGGCGTGGGAATCCGGTACGCCCTCGCCACGGGGACCGTGACGCCCGCCGGACCGGTGCGCGCGCTGGCGCTGTCGGTCGTGGTCACGGGCGGTCTCTGGCTCGCCGTTCGCTCGTGGGTCGGCGTCACGGGGCTTCCGGGCGTGCTCGCCCTGTTCGGCCACACGCTCGACGGCATCTCGACGGCACAGGGCATCGCCCTCGGCTTCGGCGAGCAGACGCCGCTATCGGCCGCGCTCATCGAGGCCGGCAACGGTCTCCCGCCCGCAGCCGTGTTCGGCGAGGCGTGGCTGTTCGTCCTCGTGAAGATCGTCGTCGCGACGCTCGTGCTGTTCGCCTTCCGGGACTACGTCCGCGACGACCCGGGCGAGGGGTCGCTGGTTCTCGGGCTGGTGGCCGCCGTCGGCTTCGGCCCCGGCGTCCACAATCTCGTCTTGTTCACCATCGCCTGA
- the deoC gene encoding deoxyribose-phosphate aldolase: protein MNREALAASIDHTVLGPETTRSDVTTVLDEAAEYGMNACIPPCYVAEASEYAPDVRLATVIGFPHGQHAPGAKECEAELAWEAGADELDIVINVGRLRAGDDEAVQAELEAVVAAVPIPVKIIIETALLSEAEKHRACEAARDAGADMVKTSTGFADGGATVEDVELMSEYLPVKASGGVGSYEAALAMFDAGAERIGASSGVAIVDGYED, encoded by the coding sequence ATGAACCGCGAGGCACTCGCCGCCAGCATCGACCACACCGTTCTCGGTCCGGAGACGACACGCTCGGACGTGACGACGGTCCTCGACGAGGCCGCCGAGTACGGGATGAACGCCTGCATCCCGCCCTGTTACGTCGCCGAGGCGAGCGAGTACGCCCCGGACGTGCGCCTCGCGACGGTCATCGGCTTCCCGCACGGGCAGCACGCACCCGGGGCGAAGGAGTGCGAGGCCGAACTCGCGTGGGAGGCCGGCGCAGACGAGCTGGATATCGTCATCAACGTCGGCAGGCTTCGCGCCGGCGACGACGAAGCCGTGCAGGCAGAACTGGAGGCCGTCGTCGCGGCCGTCCCCATCCCGGTGAAGATCATCATCGAGACGGCGCTCCTGAGCGAGGCGGAGAAACACCGCGCCTGCGAGGCGGCCCGCGACGCCGGCGCTGACATGGTCAAAACGTCGACCGGGTTCGCGGACGGCGGCGCGACCGTTGAAGACGTAGAGCTGATGAGCGAGTATCTCCCCGTGAAGGCCTCCGGCGGCGTCGGGAGCTACGAGGCGGCGCTGGCGATGTTCGACGCCGGCGCGGAGCGTATCGGCGCGTCTTCGGGCGTCGCTATCGTCGACGGGTACGAGGACTGA
- a CDS encoding tRNA (N(6)-L-threonylcarbamoyladenosine(37)-C(2))-methylthiotransferase, producing MARYHIETYGCTSNRGESREIERRLRDAGHHRTDLAEADVAILNTCTVVEKTERNMLRRAEELEAEVADLIVTGCMALAQGEEFADIDAQVLHWEEVPTAVTNGECPTTTPDAEPILDGEIGILPIARGCMSNCSYCITKFATGRIDSPPVEANVEKARALVHAGASEIRVTGQDTGVYGWDEGERKLPELLDRICAIDGDFRVRLGMANPGGIHGIHEELVEVFADNEKLYNFIHLPVQSGSDDVLEEMRRQHRVGKFREIVETFDDRLDHWTLSTDFIVGFPTETDADHEQSMELLREVRPEKINVTRFSKRPGTDAADMKGLGGQTKKDRSKAMSELKMDVVGEAYGSMVGERHEVLVVEEGTGDSVKCRDGAYRQLIVQHAGEHGVEPGDFLTVEVTGAQSVYAFATPVSTPESDEDLAIAD from the coding sequence ATGGCCCGCTATCACATCGAGACGTACGGCTGTACCTCGAACCGCGGCGAGAGCCGCGAAATCGAGCGGCGGCTCCGCGACGCGGGCCACCACCGCACCGACCTCGCCGAGGCTGACGTCGCCATCCTCAACACCTGCACCGTGGTCGAGAAGACCGAGCGCAACATGCTCCGGCGGGCCGAGGAACTCGAAGCCGAGGTGGCAGATCTCATCGTCACCGGCTGCATGGCGCTGGCACAGGGCGAGGAGTTCGCCGACATCGACGCACAGGTGCTCCACTGGGAGGAGGTGCCGACGGCCGTCACCAACGGGGAGTGTCCGACGACGACGCCCGACGCCGAGCCGATTCTCGACGGCGAAATCGGAATTCTCCCGATTGCCCGCGGCTGCATGTCGAACTGCTCGTACTGCATCACGAAGTTCGCGACCGGGCGCATCGACTCCCCGCCCGTCGAAGCGAACGTCGAGAAGGCGCGCGCGCTCGTCCACGCCGGCGCGAGCGAGATTCGCGTCACCGGCCAGGACACGGGCGTCTACGGCTGGGACGAGGGCGAGCGCAAGCTGCCCGAACTGCTCGACCGTATCTGCGCCATCGACGGCGACTTTCGGGTTCGGCTCGGGATGGCCAACCCCGGCGGGATTCACGGCATCCACGAGGAGCTGGTCGAGGTGTTCGCCGACAACGAGAAGCTGTACAACTTCATTCACCTGCCCGTCCAGTCCGGCTCCGACGACGTGCTCGAAGAGATGCGCCGCCAGCACAGAGTGGGAAAGTTCCGCGAAATCGTGGAGACGTTCGACGACCGGCTCGACCACTGGACGCTCTCGACTGATTTCATCGTCGGCTTCCCGACCGAGACGGACGCCGACCACGAGCAGTCGATGGAGCTGCTTCGCGAGGTGCGCCCGGAGAAGATCAACGTCACGCGGTTCTCGAAGCGGCCGGGCACCGACGCGGCCGACATGAAGGGGCTGGGCGGCCAGACGAAGAAGGACCGCTCGAAGGCGATGTCCGAACTGAAGATGGACGTGGTCGGGGAGGCCTACGGGTCGATGGTGGGCGAGCGCCACGAGGTGCTCGTCGTCGAGGAGGGGACCGGCGACTCGGTGAAGTGTCGCGACGGCGCCTACCGACAGCTCATCGTCCAGCACGCGGGCGAGCACGGCGTCGAACCGGGCGATTTCCTCACCGTCGAGGTGACGGGCGCACAGTCCGTCTACGCGTTCGCCACCCCCGTCTCGACCCCGGAGTCCGACGAGGACCTCGCCATCGCCGACTGA
- a CDS encoding acetamidase/formamidase family protein: MADHELAREDDHVHYDFDRERDPVLTVDSGETVAVECVDAGDGQLPPDAAPEDVQAVDAPGHPMTGPIAVEGAEPGDTLAVEILDVSHVGIGWTYVAPGAGFLPEEFPDFAVHTWDLDGDVGYFHGIEVPLHPFPGNLGLAPAEPGPHSTIPPRDVGGNLDIKHLTPGSTLYLPVEVAGGLFSIGDLHAAQGDGEVCITAVEIPGTVTVRLRLADRDVDGPQLDTSGPFAPAGHVDGEVDVRAVAGLGDDVNEASREAVREMIALLVDETDLTREQAYMLCSTAVDLKVSEVVNQTVVVTAYLGVRL; encoded by the coding sequence ATGGCCGACCACGAACTCGCACGCGAGGACGACCACGTCCACTACGATTTCGACCGCGAGCGCGACCCCGTCTTGACAGTCGATTCGGGCGAGACAGTCGCCGTCGAGTGTGTCGACGCCGGCGACGGGCAGCTCCCGCCGGACGCCGCACCCGAGGACGTACAGGCCGTCGACGCGCCGGGCCACCCGATGACCGGCCCAATCGCAGTCGAGGGGGCAGAGCCGGGTGACACCCTTGCCGTCGAGATTCTGGACGTGAGCCACGTGGGTATCGGGTGGACCTACGTCGCGCCGGGAGCCGGCTTCCTCCCCGAGGAGTTCCCCGACTTCGCCGTCCACACGTGGGACCTCGACGGCGACGTGGGCTACTTCCACGGCATCGAGGTGCCGCTTCACCCGTTCCCCGGCAATCTCGGACTCGCGCCCGCCGAACCGGGCCCCCACTCCACGATTCCGCCCCGCGACGTTGGCGGTAATCTCGACATCAAGCATCTGACTCCCGGGTCGACCCTGTATCTCCCCGTCGAGGTTGCGGGCGGTCTCTTCTCCATCGGTGACCTCCACGCCGCACAGGGCGACGGCGAGGTGTGTATCACGGCCGTCGAGATTCCGGGGACGGTGACGGTTCGGCTTCGGCTGGCCGACCGCGACGTGGATGGACCGCAGTTAGACACGAGTGGACCGTTCGCGCCGGCCGGCCACGTCGACGGCGAGGTGGACGTGCGGGCCGTCGCCGGCCTCGGCGACGACGTGAACGAGGCGTCCCGCGAGGCAGTCAGGGAGATGATTGCCCTGCTCGTCGACGAAACCGACCTCACCCGCGAGCAGGCGTACATGCTCTGCTCGACGGCGGTCGACCTGAAGGTGAGCGAGGTCGTGAATCAGACGGTCGTCGTGACGGCGTATCTCGGCGTCCGGCTCTAG
- a CDS encoding cation diffusion facilitator family transporter, which translates to MSRAESLRRVGLVILVANLGLFAVKAVVWQTTGSLAVGSEAANSLSDSAYSAVVLAGLYLTTRPADEDHPHGHERIEPFVSLVVAGGIFLAGGAVAYNAITTLLSGSITVSRGPTAAAVLAAGALAKFGLYRYVLRVANREQSPALRATALDNRNDILAGGAALFGVLGAQAGLPLLDPVAALVVSVAIGYTGVEVVRDNLTYLVGGAPSDELRAEILKRALAHPDVAGAHDVVAHYVGPEVDVSLHIEIEGATTVREAHDIETAVVQSVREIPEVDDVFVHVDPKELDEWKADSEVDRLAAFEEE; encoded by the coding sequence ATGTCCCGCGCGGAGTCGCTGCGACGGGTCGGTCTCGTCATCCTCGTCGCGAACCTCGGATTATTCGCCGTCAAGGCGGTCGTCTGGCAGACGACCGGGAGCCTCGCGGTCGGCTCCGAGGCCGCGAACAGCCTCTCGGACAGCGCCTACTCCGCGGTCGTGCTCGCCGGCCTGTATCTCACCACCCGGCCGGCCGACGAGGACCACCCGCACGGCCACGAGCGCATCGAGCCGTTCGTCTCGCTCGTCGTCGCCGGCGGTATCTTTCTGGCCGGTGGGGCCGTCGCGTACAACGCCATCACGACCCTCCTGTCCGGGTCCATCACCGTCTCGCGCGGCCCGACCGCCGCCGCCGTGCTCGCCGCCGGCGCGCTCGCGAAGTTCGGTCTCTACCGGTACGTGCTCCGGGTCGCGAACCGAGAGCAGTCGCCCGCGCTCCGCGCGACCGCACTCGACAACCGCAACGATATCCTCGCGGGCGGAGCGGCGCTGTTCGGCGTCCTCGGCGCACAGGCCGGCCTCCCGCTGCTCGACCCCGTCGCCGCGCTCGTCGTCAGCGTCGCCATCGGCTACACCGGGGTCGAGGTCGTGCGCGACAACCTCACCTACCTCGTCGGCGGGGCACCGTCCGACGAACTCCGCGCCGAGATTCTCAAGCGCGCGCTCGCACACCCCGACGTGGCCGGCGCACACGACGTGGTCGCCCACTACGTCGGCCCGGAGGTCGACGTGTCGCTCCACATCGAAATCGAGGGGGCCACGACCGTCCGGGAGGCCCACGACATCGAGACGGCCGTCGTCCAGTCGGTGCGCGAGATACCGGAAGTGGACGACGTGTTCGTCCACGTCGACCCGAAGGAGTTGGACGAGTGGAAAGCCGACAGCGAGGTGGACCGCCTCGCCGCCTTCGAAGAGGAGTAA
- the larC gene encoding nickel pincer cofactor biosynthesis protein LarC, protein MRTLAFDGRTGAAGDMLLAALLAAGADADALTPVTDALPVEYHIDRRDEHGVSAATVDVLLTDEGGDDENRDDDSPSLDKAGGHGHSHDEGDSHTHEHGDGSHDHEHNDESHDHSHGSDGHTHDPDGHSHGPDGHTHAEGHGVTRTYPEVVGIVESLNLGERAESIALGAFRRLGEAEATVHDTDLDSTAFHEVGADDAIADIVGVALLVADLDPEAVVTTPVFAGGGETTMAHGTYPVPAPAVVEIASEADWELRGGPVDEELLTPTGAAILAELADGAESLPPMEVTESGYGAGTLSLPDRPNVVRAVVGEARSGLVRDEIRVLETNLDDASPELLGSLQRSLKAVGARDVSIVPVTMKKGRPGHLVKVIVRPPDVQAVARRLAEETGTLGVRETGAGHRWVATRAFETAELDIDGETYGVSVKVASDADGTTYDVSAEFDDADAVAEATGLSVREVMRRAEAQVR, encoded by the coding sequence ATGCGAACGCTCGCCTTCGACGGCCGGACGGGTGCGGCCGGCGATATGCTGCTGGCCGCGCTCCTCGCGGCCGGCGCTGACGCCGACGCACTCACCCCCGTCACCGACGCGCTCCCCGTCGAGTACCACATCGACCGCCGGGACGAACACGGAGTGTCAGCCGCCACGGTCGACGTGCTCCTGACCGACGAGGGAGGAGACGACGAGAACCGAGACGACGACTCCCCGTCGCTCGATAAAGCCGGTGGACACGGACACAGCCACGACGAGGGAGATAGCCACACGCACGAACACGGCGACGGAAGCCACGACCACGAGCACAACGATGAGAGCCACGACCACAGCCACGGTTCTGACGGACACACGCACGACCCGGACGGCCACAGTCACGGCCCTGACGGCCACACCCACGCCGAGGGCCACGGCGTCACCCGCACCTACCCCGAGGTGGTCGGTATCGTGGAGTCGCTGAACCTAGGCGAGCGCGCCGAATCAATCGCACTCGGAGCGTTCCGACGATTGGGGGAGGCCGAGGCGACGGTTCACGACACCGACCTCGACTCGACCGCGTTCCACGAGGTGGGGGCCGACGACGCCATCGCCGACATCGTCGGCGTCGCGCTCCTCGTCGCCGACCTCGACCCCGAGGCGGTCGTGACGACGCCGGTCTTCGCCGGCGGCGGCGAGACCACGATGGCACACGGCACCTATCCGGTTCCAGCGCCCGCGGTCGTCGAGATTGCGAGCGAGGCCGACTGGGAACTTCGCGGCGGCCCGGTCGACGAGGAACTGCTCACCCCGACCGGCGCGGCGATTCTGGCCGAACTCGCCGACGGCGCGGAGTCGCTGCCACCCATGGAGGTGACGGAGTCGGGCTACGGCGCGGGAACGCTCTCGCTTCCCGACCGGCCGAACGTCGTCCGCGCGGTCGTCGGCGAGGCACGTTCGGGACTCGTGCGCGACGAGATTCGCGTGCTGGAGACGAATCTCGACGACGCCAGCCCCGAACTGTTGGGGAGTCTCCAGCGCTCGCTGAAGGCGGTGGGTGCACGCGACGTGAGCATCGTCCCGGTGACGATGAAGAAGGGGCGACCCGGCCACCTGGTGAAGGTCATCGTCCGCCCGCCGGACGTGCAGGCGGTGGCGCGGCGACTCGCCGAGGAGACCGGCACTCTCGGCGTCCGGGAGACGGGCGCTGGCCACCGGTGGGTCGCGACACGCGCGTTCGAGACGGCCGAACTCGACATCGACGGTGAGACGTACGGCGTGAGCGTGAAGGTCGCCAGCGACGCCGACGGGACGACCTACGACGTGAGCGCGGAGTTCGATGACGCCGACGCCGTCGCGGAGGCGACGGGGCTGTCGGTGCGTGAAGTGATGCGCCGCGCCGAAGCACAGGTTCGCTAG